One stretch of Shewanella sp. Arc9-LZ DNA includes these proteins:
- the rplW gene encoding 50S ribosomal protein L23, which yields MIREERLLKVILGPHISEKSTVLAEKNNTVVFRVAIDATKAEIKAAVAKLFEVEVDSVRTLVNKGKTKRTGGRVGRRIDWKKAYVTLAAGAEIDFVGGAE from the coding sequence ATGATCCGCGAAGAACGTTTGCTAAAAGTTATTCTTGGTCCACATATCTCTGAAAAGAGTACTGTGCTTGCTGAGAAAAACAACACTGTAGTTTTCCGCGTAGCCATCGATGCAACTAAAGCAGAGATTAAAGCTGCAGTAGCGAAGCTATTTGAAGTTGAAGTTGATTCTGTTCGCACTTTAGTTAATAAAGGCAAAACCAAGCGTACCGGTGGCCGTGTAGGTCGTCGTATCGATTGGAAAAAAGCTTATGTTACTTTAGCTGCTGGTGCTGAAATCGATTTCGTCGGCGGCGCTGAATAA
- the rpsS gene encoding 30S ribosomal protein S19 has protein sequence MPRSLKKGPFIDLHLLKKVEKAMEAGDKKPIKTWSRRSMIIPNMIGLTIAVHNGRQHVPVFVTDEMIGHKLGEFSPTRTYRGHAADKKAKKR, from the coding sequence ATGCCACGTTCTCTCAAGAAAGGTCCCTTCATTGACCTGCACTTGCTGAAGAAGGTAGAGAAAGCGATGGAAGCGGGAGACAAAAAGCCAATTAAGACTTGGTCTCGTCGCTCAATGATCATCCCTAATATGATTGGGTTGACCATCGCTGTCCATAATGGTCGTCAGCACGTACCTGTGTTCGTAACTGACGAAATGATCGGCCACAAGCTTGGTGAATTTTCACCAACTCGCACTTATCGCGGCCATGCTGCAGATAAGAAAGCGAAGAAGCGTTAA
- the tuf gene encoding elongation factor Tu, whose protein sequence is MAKAKFERIKPHVNVGTIGHVDHGKTTLTAAISAVLSKTYGGEVKNFAQIDNAPEERERGITINTSHIEYDTPIRHYAHVDCPGHADYVKNMITGAAQMDGAILVVAATDGPMPQTREHILLSRQVGVPFIIVFMNKCDMVDDEELLELVEMEVRELLSEYDFPGDDLPVIQGSALKALEGQPEWEAKILELAEALDTYIPEPARDIDKPFLLPIEDVFSISGRGTVVTGRVERGIVRVSDEVEIVGVRPTTKTTCTGVEMFRKLLDEGRAGENCGVLLRGTKRDDVERGQVLAKPGSINPHTTFESEVYVLSKEEGGRHTPFFKGYRPQFFFRTTDVTGTIELPEGVEMVMPGDNIKMVVTLIYPIAMDDGLRFAIREGGRTVGAGVVAKIIA, encoded by the coding sequence GTGGCAAAAGCTAAATTTGAACGTATTAAGCCTCACGTAAACGTGGGCACCATTGGTCACGTTGACCATGGTAAAACAACTTTAACAGCAGCAATCTCTGCCGTTTTGTCTAAAACTTATGGTGGTGAAGTTAAAAACTTCGCTCAAATCGATAACGCTCCAGAAGAGCGTGAGCGCGGTATTACAATTAATACTTCTCACATCGAATATGACACACCAATTCGTCACTACGCACACGTAGATTGTCCAGGTCACGCGGATTATGTTAAAAACATGATTACCGGTGCTGCACAGATGGACGGCGCAATCTTAGTAGTTGCTGCTACAGACGGCCCAATGCCACAGACACGTGAGCACATCTTGCTTTCACGTCAAGTAGGCGTACCTTTCATCATCGTATTCATGAACAAATGTGACATGGTAGATGACGAAGAATTACTAGAATTAGTAGAAATGGAAGTGCGTGAGCTTCTTTCAGAATACGACTTCCCAGGTGATGATTTACCAGTAATTCAAGGTTCAGCTCTTAAGGCACTAGAAGGCCAGCCAGAGTGGGAAGCAAAAATTCTTGAGCTTGCAGAAGCACTAGATACTTATATTCCAGAACCAGCTCGTGACATCGATAAGCCATTCCTACTACCAATCGAAGATGTATTCTCGATTTCAGGTCGTGGTACAGTGGTAACAGGTCGTGTTGAACGTGGTATCGTTCGCGTATCAGACGAAGTTGAAATTGTTGGTGTTCGTCCAACAACTAAAACAACGTGTACTGGTGTAGAAATGTTCCGCAAGCTACTTGACGAAGGTCGTGCTGGCGAAAACTGTGGTGTGTTATTACGTGGTACTAAGCGTGATGACGTAGAACGTGGTCAAGTACTAGCTAAGCCTGGTTCAATTAACCCACACACAACTTTCGAATCAGAAGTTTACGTGTTGTCAAAAGAAGAAGGCGGACGTCATACTCCATTCTTCAAAGGCTACCGTCCACAGTTCTTCTTCCGTACAACAGACGTAACAGGCACAATTGAGTTACCAGAAGGCGTAGAAATGGTTATGCCTGGTGATAACATCAAGATGGTCGTTACTCTGATTTACCCAATCGCGATGGACGACGGTTTACGTTTCGCTATCCGTGAAGGTGGCCGTACAGTTGGTGCAGGTGTTGTAGCTAAAATTATCGCGTAA
- the rplC gene encoding 50S ribosomal protein L3 translates to MAIGLIGRKVGMTRIFTEDGTSIPVTVIEIAGNRVTQVKTLETDGYRALQVTTGTKKANRITKAEAGHFAKGGVEAGRGLWEMRLADGEGEGIEVGAEINVDIFAETVKVDVTGQSKGKGFQGGVKRWNFRTQDMTHGNSLAHRSNGSIGQNQTPGRVFKGKKMSGHMGAEQVTTQNLHVVRVDAERNLLLVRGAVPGATNGDLIIKPAVKA, encoded by the coding sequence ATGGCTATCGGTCTTATTGGTCGTAAAGTGGGTATGACTCGCATCTTCACTGAAGATGGTACGTCAATCCCTGTAACAGTAATCGAGATTGCAGGCAACCGCGTTACTCAAGTGAAAACTTTAGAAACAGACGGTTATCGTGCACTTCAAGTGACTACTGGTACCAAAAAAGCCAATCGCATCACTAAAGCAGAAGCAGGTCACTTTGCCAAGGGCGGCGTAGAAGCTGGTCGTGGTTTGTGGGAAATGCGTTTAGCAGATGGTGAAGGCGAAGGCATTGAAGTTGGTGCTGAAATTAATGTTGATATTTTCGCTGAGACAGTGAAAGTAGATGTTACTGGTCAATCAAAAGGTAAAGGTTTCCAAGGCGGCGTTAAGCGTTGGAACTTCCGTACTCAAGATATGACACATGGTAACTCTTTGGCACACCGTTCGAATGGTTCTATCGGTCAGAACCAAACGCCTGGTCGTGTATTCAAAGGCAAGAAAATGTCAGGCCATATGGGTGCTGAGCAAGTAACAACTCAAAATCTACACGTAGTACGTGTTGATGCAGAGCGTAACTTGTTGTTAGTACGCGGCGCAGTTCCAGGCGCTACCAATGGTGACTTGATTATCAAGCCAGCAGTTAAAGCTTAA
- the rpsJ gene encoding 30S ribosomal protein S10: MQNQRIRIRLKGFDHRLIDQSTAEIVETAKRTGAQVRGPIPLPTRKERYTVLISPHVNKDARDQYEIRTHKRLVDIVEPTEKTVDALMRLDLAAGVDVQISLG, from the coding sequence ATGCAGAACCAAAGAATCCGTATCCGCTTGAAAGGCTTTGATCATCGTTTAATTGATCAGTCTACAGCGGAAATCGTTGAAACTGCTAAGCGTACAGGCGCGCAGGTTCGTGGTCCAATTCCACTACCTACTCGCAAAGAGCGTTATACCGTTTTGATCTCTCCGCACGTTAATAAAGATGCTCGTGATCAGTACGAAATTCGTACCCACAAGCGTTTAGTTGACATCGTAGAGCCAACAGAAAAGACTGTAGACGCATTAATGCGTTTAGATCTTGCGGCTGGTGTCGACGTTCAGATTAGCTTAGGTTAA
- the fusA gene encoding elongation factor G, with amino-acid sequence MARTTPIERYRNIGIVAHVDAGKTTTTERVLFYTGMSHKIGEVHDGAATTDWMVQEQERGITITSAAVTTFWRGMEAQFAEHRINIIDTPGHVDFTIEVERSLRVLDGAVVVFCGSSGVEPQSETVWRQADKYHVPRLVFVNKMDRAGADFDRVINQIRNRLGATCVPIQLNIGTEENFKGVIDLIKMKAINWSETDQGMTFTYEDIPANLAAKAAEMHEYLVEAAAEASDELMNKYLEEGELSEVEIKTALRQRTINNEIVLATCGSAFKNKGVQAVLDAVVDFLPAPIDVPAITGIDESENEVKRPPDDNAPFAALAFKIATDPFVGTLTFIRVYSGVLESGAGVYNSVKQKRERVGRIVQMHANDRTELKEVRAGDIAAAIGLKDVTTGDTLCDNNHRVILERMDFPEPVITIAVEPRSKADQDKMGIALQKLAAEDPSFKVETDEESAQTLISGMGELHLDIIVDRMRREFGVECNVGKPQVAYRETIRSKVEVEGKFVRQSGGRGQFGHVWLRIEPLEEGAGYEFVNEIVGGVVPREFIPAVDKGIQEQMKNGVLAGYPVLDVRVSLFDGSYHDVDSNEMAFKIAGSMGFKKGALEATPVLLEPCMKVEVTTPEDYMGDVVGDLNRRRGIIEGMDDGIAGVKLVHAVVPLSEMFGYATDLRSASQGRASYSMEFLKYADAPQNIAKAIIESRN; translated from the coding sequence GTGGCTCGTACAACCCCAATTGAGCGTTATCGTAATATCGGTATTGTAGCTCATGTGGATGCAGGTAAAACTACCACAACAGAACGTGTTCTGTTCTATACCGGTATGTCTCATAAAATCGGTGAGGTGCATGACGGCGCCGCCACGACAGATTGGATGGTACAAGAGCAAGAGCGTGGTATTACTATCACCTCAGCTGCTGTAACCACATTTTGGCGCGGAATGGAGGCTCAATTCGCTGAACACCGAATTAATATCATCGATACCCCAGGTCACGTAGACTTCACTATTGAAGTCGAGCGTTCATTACGCGTACTCGATGGCGCTGTAGTAGTATTTTGCGGCTCGTCAGGCGTTGAACCACAATCTGAAACAGTATGGCGTCAAGCTGACAAATACCACGTTCCGCGTTTGGTGTTTGTTAATAAGATGGACCGTGCAGGTGCAGATTTTGACCGTGTAATAAATCAAATTCGTAACCGCCTTGGCGCGACTTGTGTGCCGATTCAATTGAACATTGGTACAGAAGAAAACTTCAAGGGTGTTATTGATTTAATTAAGATGAAAGCCATTAACTGGTCTGAAACAGATCAGGGTATGACCTTCACTTATGAAGACATTCCTGCAAATCTAGCGGCAAAAGCTGCAGAAATGCATGAGTATCTCGTGGAAGCAGCAGCTGAAGCCTCAGATGAACTGATGAACAAATACCTTGAAGAAGGTGAGTTGTCAGAAGTCGAGATCAAAACAGCGTTGCGTCAGCGCACAATTAACAATGAGATCGTGTTAGCCACTTGCGGTTCTGCATTTAAGAACAAAGGTGTGCAAGCGGTACTCGATGCGGTAGTTGACTTCTTACCCGCGCCTATTGATGTTCCTGCAATTACAGGTATCGATGAAAGCGAAAATGAAGTAAAACGCCCACCAGATGACAATGCCCCTTTTGCGGCTTTAGCATTTAAAATTGCGACTGATCCATTTGTTGGTACACTGACCTTTATCCGCGTGTATTCAGGTGTACTTGAATCAGGTGCTGGTGTTTATAATTCTGTTAAACAGAAACGTGAACGAGTAGGTCGAATTGTGCAAATGCACGCAAATGACCGAACAGAACTGAAAGAAGTACGTGCTGGCGATATTGCAGCTGCTATCGGTCTTAAAGATGTAACAACCGGTGATACTCTTTGCGATAATAATCACAGAGTGATTCTTGAGCGCATGGATTTCCCTGAACCCGTAATTACCATAGCCGTTGAGCCACGTTCAAAAGCAGACCAAGATAAAATGGGAATTGCGCTGCAAAAATTAGCAGCAGAAGATCCATCATTCAAAGTTGAGACTGATGAAGAGTCGGCACAAACACTAATATCTGGTATGGGCGAATTGCATCTAGACATTATCGTTGACCGTATGCGTCGCGAATTTGGTGTAGAGTGTAACGTAGGTAAACCTCAGGTTGCTTACCGTGAAACAATTCGTTCTAAAGTAGAAGTGGAAGGTAAATTCGTACGTCAATCTGGCGGACGTGGCCAATTTGGTCATGTTTGGTTAAGAATTGAACCACTCGAAGAGGGTGCGGGCTACGAATTTGTTAACGAGATTGTAGGTGGTGTAGTTCCTCGTGAATTCATTCCTGCCGTTGACAAAGGTATTCAAGAACAGATGAAGAATGGCGTATTAGCCGGCTATCCTGTACTTGATGTGAGAGTCAGTTTGTTTGATGGTTCATATCATGATGTGGACTCGAACGAAATGGCGTTCAAAATTGCAGGTTCTATGGGCTTCAAAAAGGGTGCGCTAGAAGCGACCCCTGTGTTGCTCGAACCTTGTATGAAAGTAGAAGTAACTACACCTGAAGATTATATGGGCGATGTTGTGGGTGATTTAAACCGCCGTCGTGGCATAATTGAAGGTATGGACGATGGCATCGCAGGTGTTAAACTTGTCCATGCAGTAGTGCCTCTATCTGAAATGTTTGGTTATGCGACTGATTTGCGCTCTGCATCTCAGGGTCGTGCCTCATACTCTATGGAGTTTTTGAAGTACGCAGATGCACCGCAAAACATTGCAAAAGCGATTATAGAATCTCGTAACTAA
- the rplB gene encoding 50S ribosomal protein L2, protein MAVIKCKPTSPGRRHVVKVVNTDLHKGKPFAGLLAKKTKSGGRNNTGRITVRHVGGGHKQHYRIVDFKRNKDGIPAKVERLEYDPNRTAHIALVLYADGERRYILAAKGMKAGDPIQSGLDAEIKTGNARPLRNIPVGSVVHAVEMKPGKGAQIARSAGAYVQVVARDGAYATLRLRSGEMRKVPVDCRATFGEVGNAEHMLRQLGKAGAKRWRGVRPTVRGVAMNPVDHPHGGGEGRTSGGRHPVSPWGVPTKGYKTRSNKRTDKYIVRRRNK, encoded by the coding sequence ATGGCAGTTATTAAGTGTAAGCCAACCTCTCCAGGTCGTCGCCACGTAGTTAAAGTGGTGAATACGGACCTGCATAAGGGTAAACCTTTTGCTGGCCTGTTGGCGAAAAAAACTAAAAGTGGTGGCCGTAATAATACTGGCCGTATCACTGTACGCCACGTAGGTGGTGGACATAAGCAGCACTATCGTATTGTTGACTTCAAACGCAACAAAGATGGTATCCCTGCGAAAGTTGAACGTCTTGAATACGATCCAAACCGTACAGCGCACATCGCGCTAGTACTGTATGCAGATGGTGAGCGTCGTTATATTCTTGCTGCAAAAGGCATGAAAGCTGGCGACCCAATCCAATCTGGCTTGGATGCAGAAATCAAGACTGGTAACGCTAGACCGTTACGCAACATTCCAGTAGGTAGTGTTGTACACGCTGTCGAAATGAAGCCTGGTAAAGGCGCTCAAATCGCACGTTCAGCTGGTGCTTATGTACAAGTTGTTGCTCGTGATGGTGCTTATGCAACTCTACGTCTTCGCTCTGGCGAAATGCGTAAAGTTCCAGTAGATTGCCGCGCGACATTTGGTGAAGTTGGTAATGCCGAGCACATGCTACGCCAGTTAGGCAAAGCAGGTGCTAAGCGCTGGAGAGGCGTACGCCCTACAGTTCGAGGTGTTGCAATGAACCCAGTAGACCATCCACATGGTGGTGGTGAAGGCCGTACTTCTGGTGGACGTCATCCAGTGAGTCCATGGGGTGTGCCGACTAAGGGTTATAAAACTCGTAGCAACAAGCGCACTGATAAGTACATCGTACGTCGTCGTAATAAATAG
- the rpsC gene encoding 30S ribosomal protein S3, translating to MGQKVHPNGIRLGITKPWISTWYADKSDYANNLNSDWEVRQYLTEKLKAASVSKIVIERPAKSIRVTIHTARPGIVIGKKGEDVEVLRAYVSKITGTTAQINIAEIRKPELDAKLVADSIAQQLERRVMFRRAMKRAVQNAMRIGAQGIKVQVSGRLGGAEIARAEWYREGRVPLHTLRADIDYSTAESHTQYGVIGIKVWIFKGEVLDGLVPAIEEPKQQPKRKPRGK from the coding sequence ATGGGACAGAAAGTACATCCTAATGGTATCCGTCTGGGTATCACTAAGCCTTGGATCTCTACCTGGTACGCAGATAAGTCAGACTATGCAAATAATCTGAACAGCGACTGGGAAGTGCGTCAATATTTAACTGAAAAGTTAAAAGCCGCATCAGTATCTAAGATTGTTATTGAACGCCCAGCGAAAAGCATCCGCGTTACTATTCACACTGCCCGTCCAGGTATTGTGATTGGTAAGAAAGGTGAAGACGTTGAAGTATTACGTGCCTATGTGTCTAAAATCACTGGTACTACTGCTCAAATCAACATCGCTGAGATCCGTAAGCCTGAATTAGACGCTAAGCTCGTTGCTGACTCTATTGCTCAGCAGTTAGAGCGTCGTGTTATGTTCCGTCGTGCTATGAAGCGCGCAGTACAAAACGCAATGCGCATTGGTGCTCAAGGTATCAAAGTTCAAGTGAGCGGCCGTTTAGGCGGCGCTGAAATTGCGCGTGCAGAATGGTATCGTGAAGGTCGTGTACCTTTGCATACTTTGCGTGCTGATATCGACTATTCAACCGCAGAAAGTCACACTCAATACGGTGTGATTGGTATTAAAGTTTGGATCTTCAAAGGCGAAGTTCTAGACGGTTTAGTACCTGCTATTGAAGAGCCTAAGCAGCAACCTAAGCGTAAGCCTCGTGGTAAATAG
- the rplD gene encoding 50S ribosomal protein L4 — MELVLKDAQSALEVSETTFGRDFNEALVHQVVVAYAANARQGTRAQKTRAEVTGSGKKPWRQKGTGRARAGSVKGPIWRGGGVTFAAKTQDHSQKVNKKMYRGALKSIFSELVRQERLVVVESFGVEAPKTKELKAKLKAMNLEDVLIVTAEVDENLFLAARNLYKVDVRDVAGLDPVSLIAFNTVLVTADAVKQIEEMLA; from the coding sequence ATGGAATTGGTATTGAAAGACGCCCAGAGCGCTCTTGAAGTTTCCGAAACTACCTTCGGCCGTGACTTTAACGAGGCATTGGTTCATCAGGTAGTTGTAGCATATGCTGCAAACGCGCGTCAGGGCACTCGTGCTCAAAAGACTCGTGCGGAAGTAACTGGCTCAGGCAAAAAGCCTTGGCGCCAGAAAGGCACAGGCCGCGCTCGTGCCGGTAGTGTTAAAGGCCCAATCTGGCGTGGCGGTGGCGTAACATTCGCTGCTAAAACACAAGATCACAGCCAAAAAGTTAACAAGAAGATGTACCGTGGTGCTCTAAAGAGCATATTCTCTGAATTGGTACGTCAAGAGCGTCTAGTTGTTGTTGAATCGTTTGGTGTTGAAGCTCCTAAAACTAAAGAGCTGAAAGCTAAATTAAAAGCAATGAACTTAGAAGATGTTCTAATTGTTACAGCTGAAGTTGATGAGAATTTATTCTTAGCAGCTCGCAACTTATACAAAGTTGACGTGCGTGACGTAGCGGGTCTTGACCCAGTTAGTCTAATTGCGTTCAACACTGTTCTTGTTACTGCTGATGCAGTGAAGCAAATCGAGGAGATGCTAGCATGA
- the rplV gene encoding 50S ribosomal protein L22, translating into MEVLAKHRFARTSAQKARLVADQIRGLPVSKALEILTFSPKKAAVLVKKVLDSAIANAEHNEGADIDELKVGAVFVDEGPTMKRIMPRAKGRADRIMKRTSHITVVVADR; encoded by the coding sequence ATGGAAGTTTTAGCTAAACATCGTTTTGCTCGTACGTCTGCGCAGAAGGCCCGTCTAGTTGCTGATCAAATTCGCGGATTGCCTGTTTCTAAGGCACTCGAGATTTTGACATTCAGCCCCAAGAAAGCCGCCGTACTAGTAAAAAAAGTACTTGACTCAGCTATCGCAAACGCCGAACACAACGAAGGTGCTGACATTGATGAGCTTAAAGTTGGAGCCGTCTTCGTAGATGAAGGCCCAACAATGAAGCGTATCATGCCACGTGCTAAAGGCCGCGCTGATCGTATCATGAAGCGTACCAGTCACATCACTGTGGTTGTAGCAGATCGCTAG